AATGACTTTTTTAATGGCTGATGCTTTGACATGATTTCCGTTTCAGATGGACAAGTCTATACAGCCTTTGCCGTGACTTTATTTGCCGGGCTGGCCACCGTGGTGGGTGGGGGACTGGTATTATTCTTAAAAAAACCTAATTTCCGTTTGCTGGCCTTTGGTCTGGCCTTTGCTGCCGGGGCCATGATCTATGTCTCTTTAACCGAAATTCTGAACAAATCGATCGTGTCCTTTAGCTTAGATTTTGATGAAAAAACCGGTTTTGCCTTTGGCACTTTTGCTTTTTTACTGGGCGTAATTCTGGTGTTGTTGCTGGATCGTTTTGTGCCAAACCCACATGACACTATTGAGACCCATTCTGCCAAGGGCGTCAGTTCACCCCAATTACTGCGTACCGGCATGCTGACCCTGTTTGCGATTAGCGCACATAACCTGCCGGAAGGGCTGGCGACGTTTTTTGCCACGCTGGAAAGTCCTGCTTTGGGTGCGCCATTGGCAGTCGCGATTGCGATTCATAATGTACCAGAAGGCGTGGCGATTGCCCTGCCGGTCTATATGGCCACCGGCCGTAAAGATTATGCGCTCTGGGCCAGTCTGGTTTCGGGTTTGGCCGAACCATTGGGGGCAGCGCTCGGTTATTTTATTCTGGCACCTTATATGAGTGAAACCGTCTATGGTCTGATCTTTGGCGTGATTGGCGGGGTGATGGTTTATCTGGCGCTGGATGAATTATTGCCGACGGCAAAGCGCTATTCTGAAGGGCATGAAACAGTCTATGGATTGGTGAGCGGCATGGCGGCATTGGCCAGCAGTCTGGTGATTTTTAAGTTTATTCAATAAGCCATATATTCACTAAATCACGCGCCATAAAAAAAGCAGCTTGCGCTGCCTTTCATTTTAAACACATGACTTATGCAGTTTTTTCTATACGGCAATAGAAGAAGCCATCGCCTTGATCTGCTTTCGGCAACAACTGACGACCATGAATCTGTTCGATACCCCAATCGGCTTCGATCTTGATTTCTTTGGCATCGGCATGTTGAGCAAAGAATTCGACCATCTGCTGTTCGTTTTCGGCTTTCAAAATTGAACAGGTGATGTACAGCAAAGTACCACCGACTTTCAGTTGCTGCCACATATTTTCCAGAATCTGCTTTTGCAGCTGTACCGTTTGCGGAATATCTGTGGAATGACGCAGTAAACGGATGTCCGGATGACGACGGATCACACCAATTGCAGAACACGGTGCATCCAGCACGATACAATCCACCGGCTCCGGCGCTGTCCAGGTGATCGCATCAGCCGCGATAATTTCAACGTCGGCATATTCAGTTAATAGTAAACGTTCCAGATTTTCTGCCACACGGACTAAACGTTTGGCATCCTGGTCAATCGCATACAGCTTTTTCGGGCTATATTTTTCCAGGATATGCGCGGTCTTACCACCCGGAGCGGCGCAGGCATCGACCACGACTTTGCCTTCAAGGTCAGGAACTAAAGTTGCACACAGCTGGGCATGTTCATCCTGAACCGAGAAACCGCCGGCTTCATAGCCCGGCAGGTTTGGAATATGGACATTCTGTTCCAGCACGATGCCAACTTTAGAAAGAGTACAGGCACGTGCTTCATAACCTTCTTCTTCCAGAATTTCCAGATATTCATCACGGCTGACCTGATTGACATTGACACGCAAGGTGAGTGGTGCAATCTGTTTCAAGTCATGTGACAGTTCGGCAAGCTGTTCCGGCCAGTCTTTCTTTAAACGCTTGTAAAGCCAGCTTGGCAGGCCATGCGCCTGATTTAAAGCCAGATCAAATTCTTCTGTTTCACGTGAAACACGACGCAGAACGGCATTCACCAGACCGCTTAAAGGTTCAAAGCCCAGCTGTTTGGCAGCAGTGACGGTTTCTGAAATTGCAGCATGCGCCGGAATACGGGTACATAAAATCTGATACAAACCCAGATATAAGCAGCTTTCTAAAGCTTGGTTATCGAGGGGTTTGGTTAACAGCGGCAGGGTAATGGCTTTCAGGCCATGCCACTGACGTAAACAGCCCAAAGTTAACTCGTGATATAGACCACGATCACGTTCAGACACGATGTTGATATGTTGATTGAGTACAGAAGCAAGTGATTGGCCATTTTGTACAGCCAATAGGGTTTTTACAACTTGCGCGCGCAAATTCAAGTTTTTAGCTGATGATTGAATTTGGCTCATGCGAATTTATATCCTACCGATAGTTTTTGAGTTTGATTAATTTGAACAGCATTCAGGGCTTTGCCGCCTGGCCATTGCAGATTGGTGATACAGATGGCATTTTGATCGCCACACATTACATGCACGCCGTCTTTATCCAGAGCAATTACTTCACCAGGCACGGCATTGCTTGTCTTTTGCGTAGAAAGCGAGGAATTCCAGATGCGTAAATTGTTGCTGTCATCCAGTGGGGTAAATGCCACCGGCCATGGATTAAAAGCACGAATATTACGGTCAATGGCTGCTGCAGGCTGGGTCCAGTCAATTTGTGCTTCAGCTTTTGATAGTTTATGCGCGTAAACCGTCAGGCTTTCATCCTGGACTTCGCGAATCTCAAGATAGTGCTGTAAGGTCTGTTCCGATTCAAGCACGGCCACAATCGCCTCAGCACCTTGCAGCGCCAGTTTGTCATGCAGGCTGGCAGAAGTATCCTCAGCGCTAATCGGGCACAATGTTTTATACATCATATCCCCGGTATCCAGACCGGCTGCCATTTTCATAATGGTTACACCGGTCTCGGCATCGCCAGTGGCAATGGCACGCTGAATCGGGGCTGCACCGCGCCAGCGTGGCAACAGCGAACCATGAATATTCAGGCAACCATATTTTGGCGTATCCAGAACCACTTGTGGCAGGATCAGGCCATAAGCCGCTACTACCATCACATCTGCATTTAAGGCTTTAAGTTCCGCTTGCGCTGCCAGACCTTCTTCAGTCGAAGATTTGAAGTGAAGCGGTTGGTAGACCGGAATATTATTTTCTAAAGCCAGCTGCTTGACTGCAGAAGCTGTTAGTTTTTGTCCACGTCCAGCTTTGCGGTCCGGTTGAGTGTAGACCGCAACAATTTCATGTTCGGTTTTAAGCAGTGCAGCCAATGCTGTGGCTGCAAATTCTGGTGTGCCCGCAAATATGATCTTCACACATGAAATTCCAAATAAACTTAAAAGCTATTATAAGCCAAAAGCCAAATTTCAGCCTAATCCTTACCAAAACTTATCCGAGAAGCTTGATGAGTGCTTGAATTTTGGTGGAATTTTTATATAAAAAAAACTCATGCAAATTGTAAAAATTATTCATGAAAGTTTTGTATTGTCCTGATGATGATGGCGGTATAGTAGATTTCATTAAGAAATTTTTATCGTCAGATCATCAAAACCTCTCTATAGACATTTTTGCCTGCATCTACACCCAAAAGGCCATCTTGTAAATCAAGGGCTTGTAGTATGATAGGTTTAAAATTCAACTGATTTAAGCTCCTTGTCAGTATGATTTAGCCAGAGTGGATCTGCCCGATTCATTGCAAGCTCAAACTTTGTTGGAAATATAAAATGCCTGACTATCGTTCAAAAACATCGACACACGGAAGAAATATGGCTGGCGCACGCGGTTTATGGCGTGCCACCGGCATGAAAGATGAAGATTTCGGTAAACCGATTATTGCGGTGGTGAACTCGTTCACCCAGTTTGTACCAGGGCATGTGCATCTTAAAGACTTGGGTCAGCTGGTGGCACGTCAAATTGAAGCGTCAGGCGGCGTGGCCAAAGAATTCAATACTATTGCGGTCGATGACGGCATCGCGATGGGTCATGACGGTATGTTGTATTCATTGCCTTCGCGTGACCTGATTGCAGACTCGGTCGAGTACATGGTCAATGCCCATTGTGCCGATGCGATGGTGTGTATCTCGAACTGTGACAAGATCACCCCAGGCATGTTAATGGCTGCGATGCGCCTGAACATTCCGGTGGTATTTGTCTCTGGCGGTCCAATGGAAGCGGGCAAGGTCAAAATCCGTGGCAATGAAAAAGCCATCGACCTGGTTGATGCCATGATTGTTGCAGCAGATGACAGCTTCACTGATGAAGAAGTCGCTGAATATGAGCGTTCAGCTTGCCCAACCTGTGGTTCATGTTCAGGCATGTTCACTGCAAACTCGATGAACTGTTTGACTGAAGCACTTGGTTTATCGCTTCCGGGTAATGGTTCAACCCTGGCAACCCACGCAAATCGTAAAAAATTATTCGAGCGTGCGGGTCAACTGATTGTTGAAATCACTAAACGTCATTATGAGCAAAATGACTACAGCTTGTTGCCACGTTCAATCGCAACCAAAGCAGCGTTTGAAAATGCCATGACTTTAGACATTTCCATGGGTGGTTCAACCAATACTGTTCTGCATTTGTTGGCAGCAGCACACGAAGCTGAAGTCGACTTTACTATGACCGATATCGACCGTTTGTCACGTAATGTGCCGGTACTATGTAAAGTTGCGCCGGCGAAACAGGATGTCCATATGGAAGATGTACACCGTGCCGGTGGCATCATGTCGATTCTGGGCGAACTGGATCGTGCAGGCTTACTGGATACTTCTGTTCCAACGGTCCATGAAAAAACTTTAAAAGATGCCTTGGATAAATGGGACATCATCCGTACTGAAGATGAAGACATCTATCAATTCTTTAAGTCAGCGCCGGGCGGTGTACCAACGCAAACCGCATTCTCGCAAGACCGTTACTATGCCCGTTTAGATGGTGACCGTGACAATGGCGTGATCCGTAATGCAGCCAATGCATTCTCGCAAGATGGTGGCCTGGCAGTACTTTATGGCAATATCGCACTAGAAGGCTGTATCGTAAAAACAGCGGGTGTGGATGACTCAATCCTGAAATTCAACGGGACTGCACGTGTGTTTGAAAGCCAGGATGCTGCGGTTGAAGCCATTCTTGGCGGCAAAATCACTGCGGGTGATGTTGTCGTGATTCGCTACGAAGGTCCACGTGGTGGTCCGGGCATGCAGGAAATGCTGTACCCGACCAGTTATCTCAAATCGAAAGGTTTGGGTAAAGACTGTGCACTTTTAACAGATGGCCGTTTCTCGGGTGGTTCATCTGGTCTGTCGATTGGTCACGTGTCTCCTGAAGCAGCGGAAGGTGGTGCGATTGGTCTGGTTGAAGATGGTGACCGTATCGAAATTGATATTCCAAACCGTACCATTCACCTGGCAGTGGATGATGCAACCATGGCAGCACGTCGTGAAGCCCAAGAAGCCAAAGGCTGGCAGCCTGCTGAACAGCGTCCTCGTAAAGTGTCTAAAGCACTCAAAGCGTATGCGATGCATACCACCAGTGCCTCGAAAGGTGCAGTACGTGATATCTAATTTGTAATTTTACAGATTTAAAAAGCACTCCAGATGGGGTGCTTTTTTTTATTTGAAATTTATAGATTCAATAAGACGGGGGTCTTAAAGGAAATTGTTTAATTGCAGTTTATAACCTTCGGTTCGACCTACTTTTGTTTCGGCAAAAGTAGGCAAAACTACTATCATCTGCAAAACTCGTCCGAAACTAGCATTTTTCACTTATATCGCAGAAACAGTAAATATTAATTGTAGTCCTGCCTCGGACAGTTGCAGATGACTTTGGCATGTATCGAATATTATAGAAGCAGCTGAAAGCTGTATTGCTTTGTTTTAATTCTATACAATGACCTTAAAATAAATTGTCCAAGACCGAAGCTTAAAATTGGTCATCGCCCAGGAAGAGAATAATGAGTAAAGATAATATCCGCGAGCATTCAGCCCCCGTTTATGAAGGCATTGAAAATGCACCGGCGCGTTCCATGATGCGTGCTACCGGTTTTAAAGATGCCGATTTTAAACGGCCATTTATTGGTATCGCTTCGACCTGGGCCAATGTCACACCATGTAATATGCATATTGATGGTCTGGCCAGAACAGTCGAGCAGGGCGTCAGTGCCGCGGGTGGTAAGGGCATTATCTTTAATACCATTACGATTTCAGATGGTATTTCCAATGGCACGGAAGGTATGAAATATTCACTGCTATCACGTGAAGTGATCGCAGACTCCATTGAAACGGTCGTGGGTTGCCAGGCTTATGATGGAGTCATCGCGATTGGTGGCTGTGATAAAAACATGCCGGGTTGCATCATGGGGTTGGCCCGCTTAAACCGTCCAGGGTTGTTTATTTATGGTGGAACCATCAAACCCGGCGAAGGCCATACCGACATGATTTCGGTATTTGAAGCAGTCGGTCAATATGCCAAAGGTGAAATTAACGCGATTCAAGTCAAGCATATTGAAGAAGTATCCTTGCCGGGTCCGGGCTCTTGTGGCGGCATGTATACGGCCAACTCGATGGCCTCTGCAATTGAAGCACTCGGTATGAGCTTGCCGGGCTCCTCGGCACAGGAAGCGATTTCGGATGACAAGCAAATCGACTGTGCCCGTGCCGGTGAAGCAGTCATGAATCTGTTACGACTGGATATCAAGCCACGTGACATCATGACCAAGGCTGCTTTTGAAAATTCGATCAAGGTCTTGATTGCGCTGGGTGGTTCGACCAATGGCGTGTTGCATCTGCTAGCCATGGCGCATACCGCAGGGGTTGAATTGAGTCTGGATGACTTTGTCCGAATTGGCAAAGATATTCCGGTGGTGGCCGATGTGCGTCCATCCGGGAAATATTTAATGTCAGAACTGATTGCGATTGGTGGGATTCAACCACTGATGAAGCGCATGCTGGATGCCGGCATGCTGGATGGGTCCTGTTTAACGGTCACAGGTAAGACGCTGGCAGAAAACCTGGCCGATGTGCAGGACTATCCGGAAGGTCAGCAGATTATTCTGCCTTTTGATGCGCCCGTGAAAAAAGATTCCCATCTGGTGATTTTGAAAGGCAATCTGTCGCCGAAGGGCGCTGTGGCCAAGATTACCGGTAAGGAAGGTCTGCATTTTGCTGGCCCGGCACGGGTCTTTGAAGGCGAGCAGGGTGCCATGCGCGGGATTCTGGATGGCGAAGTCCAGCCGGGTGAAGTGGTGGTGATTCGTGGCGTCGGCCCTAAAGGTGGTCCGGGCATGCCGGAAATGCTGAAACCGACTTCTGCGATTATTGGTAAAGGTCTGGGCGCTTCGGTGGCTTTAATTACTGACGGACGCTTCTCTGGCGGCAGTCATGGTTTCGTGATTGGTCATGTGACGCCAGAAGCTTATGAGGGCGGCCCGATTGGTCTGGTGCAAAATGGTGATCAGATTTCGATTAATGCCGAAACTCGGGAAATGACCTGGCATGTCGCGGAAGAAGAAATTGCTGCACGTCAAGCGGCCTGGACCAAACCTCAGCCAAACTATACCCACGGTGCGCTGGCTAAATTCGCCAAACTGACTTCAGGTGCAGAAACCGGGGCGGTCACTGACCTGAATCTTGACCTCTAATCCATTGTTAAACATTGAACATTTGCTTATGACTTGATATAAGTTTTTACAGCATGCAGGGCTTTGGCTTCTGCGATCTTAAAAATAGATTATTCTGCGCAGCTTCTCATATGTTGAGCTGCGCACCGTCATTGTTGTCGAGGCCGATCTCATGTCCCTGTTACGCCGTTGGTTTGATCCAATCCGATCGAGTTGGTTTTACCAAAAACCGACCCGTCAAACGGTGTTATCTATTCAAGATGGGCTGAGTATCCATTTAAGACTGGATGATGTGTACAGTTATCTGGCGGTACAGCAGTTGCCCCAGCTCGAAGAAATTTTAAGTCCAGAACTCAAGCCGCTAAAAGTCATCATTTCCAGTGAGCATGCCGAAGCGCCGAACCAGATGTCTTTTGATGAATGGCAGCACTACACGATTAATGATGCAAAAATCTTGTCAAAACAGCATCGTTTCAGTTTTCATGATACGCCGGAATTACCGAGCGCTGAGGCCTTAAAACAGGCCGAACTGATTTTGCGGCATACGCCGCTGCGGGGACAGGATTTCCTGTATTTACTGGAAGATGTATTCCATATGCTCTGGCAAAAACAGACCGGAAAATTGCGCACCTTATATGCCATGGCCAGCCGCCATCATCAGCCACAGGATTTTCCTGAACGTATTTTTGATCAGACCCCGATTCTGGCCAGCTATTTTAATTTAGGCGGACGCCAGTATCAGGCGGTCGATGATCTGTTACGTCTGACCCGACGTCTGGAGCAGCAAAAACTGCTGACCGGTAATCCGATTTTTATGATCGATCACATTGAATGGCGTGAGCATCTAATCAGTGATGCTGAAGAGCTGAACGAGATCCAGTCGATGGATCCGGAACTGGACTTGTATATCGCGCTGGAAGATCCGATTTCCTGGCTATTACTGGCCTATATCAAGGAAGAACTGGCGGATTATTATAATATCCAGCTAAATGTCTATCCCTTGTCCTATCGTGGCCGAGATGACTTTGACTGGAGTCTGGCCACCCGTTTATCCAAACGGACGGAAGTAGAATTTACCCCGTTCTGCCGACCGACCGAGCAGGCGATTGCGCCAATGGCACAGTTATTTTATAGCTGCCCCGAGGAACAGCGGATTGAGGCGATGTACCAGATCTTGCAGGCTGTCTGGACCCGTGGTGAAGACCTGTCTTATGTACCCCATTTCAAACATTTGCAGCAACAGTTAAATATTGTCGATTTGACCCAGGACGATATTCTGGCCAAGCTGCAGGACAATGATATGCTCTGTGAAATGAAGTCCCAGCCGAATTTCCCGGTACTGGAACTGCGCATAGATGATCAAAGTTATACATTTAATAGCTTATATCGGGTCTGGATGATTGAAAGTATTTTCAGTAATGTGTTAGAAGAAAAGTATAAGAGTAATAATCAAACTGAAAGTGAACTGAAAAAACATGGAAAAGATCAAAGCTGAATCACTAGAACATGCACGTCAACAGATCGATGCCATTGATACAGCTTTAGTTGAGCTGATCGCTGCGCGTCAATTTTATGTTGATCAAACCACCCGTTTCAAAAAAACCGAAACCGATTTGCAGTCACCGGAACGTATGGAACAGATTGTAGAAAATGTCAGGGCGCTGGCACAGCAACAGGGCGTCGATCAGGAATTTATCGAACATCTCTATCGTGAAATGTTTCATTATTTTATTCAACGTGAACTGAAAGAGTTTCGTCCTTAACCAGGCACATGCTTTAATAGAAGCCTTGTGGGGCTTCTTTTCATTTCTTTCATCGCAAAGTTGAAAAATATAAAGATAAAAAAAG
The nucleotide sequence above comes from Acinetobacter lwoffii. Encoded proteins:
- a CDS encoding chorismate mutase, with protein sequence MEKIKAESLEHARQQIDAIDTALVELIAARQFYVDQTTRFKKTETDLQSPERMEQIVENVRALAQQQGVDQEFIEHLYREMFHYFIQRELKEFRP
- the ilvD gene encoding dihydroxy-acid dehydratase, which codes for MSKDNIREHSAPVYEGIENAPARSMMRATGFKDADFKRPFIGIASTWANVTPCNMHIDGLARTVEQGVSAAGGKGIIFNTITISDGISNGTEGMKYSLLSREVIADSIETVVGCQAYDGVIAIGGCDKNMPGCIMGLARLNRPGLFIYGGTIKPGEGHTDMISVFEAVGQYAKGEINAIQVKHIEEVSLPGPGSCGGMYTANSMASAIEALGMSLPGSSAQEAISDDKQIDCARAGEAVMNLLRLDIKPRDIMTKAAFENSIKVLIALGGSTNGVLHLLAMAHTAGVELSLDDFVRIGKDIPVVADVRPSGKYLMSELIAIGGIQPLMKRMLDAGMLDGSCLTVTGKTLAENLADVQDYPEGQQIILPFDAPVKKDSHLVILKGNLSPKGAVAKITGKEGLHFAGPARVFEGEQGAMRGILDGEVQPGEVVVIRGVGPKGGPGMPEMLKPTSAIIGKGLGASVALITDGRFSGGSHGFVIGHVTPEAYEGGPIGLVQNGDQISINAETREMTWHVAEEEIAARQAAWTKPQPNYTHGALAKFAKLTSGAETGAVTDLNLDL
- the ilvD gene encoding dihydroxy-acid dehydratase; the encoded protein is MPDYRSKTSTHGRNMAGARGLWRATGMKDEDFGKPIIAVVNSFTQFVPGHVHLKDLGQLVARQIEASGGVAKEFNTIAVDDGIAMGHDGMLYSLPSRDLIADSVEYMVNAHCADAMVCISNCDKITPGMLMAAMRLNIPVVFVSGGPMEAGKVKIRGNEKAIDLVDAMIVAADDSFTDEEVAEYERSACPTCGSCSGMFTANSMNCLTEALGLSLPGNGSTLATHANRKKLFERAGQLIVEITKRHYEQNDYSLLPRSIATKAAFENAMTLDISMGGSTNTVLHLLAAAHEAEVDFTMTDIDRLSRNVPVLCKVAPAKQDVHMEDVHRAGGIMSILGELDRAGLLDTSVPTVHEKTLKDALDKWDIIRTEDEDIYQFFKSAPGGVPTQTAFSQDRYYARLDGDRDNGVIRNAANAFSQDGGLAVLYGNIALEGCIVKTAGVDDSILKFNGTARVFESQDAAVEAILGGKITAGDVVVIRYEGPRGGPGMQEMLYPTSYLKSKGLGKDCALLTDGRFSGGSSGLSIGHVSPEAAEGGAIGLVEDGDRIEIDIPNRTIHLAVDDATMAARREAQEAKGWQPAEQRPRKVSKALKAYAMHTTSASKGAVRDI
- the fmt gene encoding methionyl-tRNA formyltransferase, which gives rise to MKIIFAGTPEFAATALAALLKTEHEIVAVYTQPDRKAGRGQKLTASAVKQLALENNIPVYQPLHFKSSTEEGLAAQAELKALNADVMVVAAYGLILPQVVLDTPKYGCLNIHGSLLPRWRGAAPIQRAIATGDAETGVTIMKMAAGLDTGDMMYKTLCPISAEDTSASLHDKLALQGAEAIVAVLESEQTLQHYLEIREVQDESLTVYAHKLSKAEAQIDWTQPAAAIDRNIRAFNPWPVAFTPLDDSNNLRIWNSSLSTQKTSNAVPGEVIALDKDGVHVMCGDQNAICITNLQWPGGKALNAVQINQTQKLSVGYKFA
- the rsmB gene encoding 16S rRNA (cytosine(967)-C(5))-methyltransferase RsmB; amino-acid sequence: MSQIQSSAKNLNLRAQVVKTLLAVQNGQSLASVLNQHINIVSERDRGLYHELTLGCLRQWHGLKAITLPLLTKPLDNQALESCLYLGLYQILCTRIPAHAAISETVTAAKQLGFEPLSGLVNAVLRRVSRETEEFDLALNQAHGLPSWLYKRLKKDWPEQLAELSHDLKQIAPLTLRVNVNQVSRDEYLEILEEEGYEARACTLSKVGIVLEQNVHIPNLPGYEAGGFSVQDEHAQLCATLVPDLEGKVVVDACAAPGGKTAHILEKYSPKKLYAIDQDAKRLVRVAENLERLLLTEYADVEIIAADAITWTAPEPVDCIVLDAPCSAIGVIRRHPDIRLLRHSTDIPQTVQLQKQILENMWQQLKVGGTLLYITCSILKAENEQQMVEFFAQHADAKEIKIEADWGIEQIHGRQLLPKADQGDGFFYCRIEKTA
- the zupT gene encoding zinc transporter ZupT; the protein is MISVSDGQVYTAFAVTLFAGLATVVGGGLVLFLKKPNFRLLAFGLAFAAGAMIYVSLTEILNKSIVSFSLDFDEKTGFAFGTFAFLLGVILVLLLDRFVPNPHDTIETHSAKGVSSPQLLRTGMLTLFAISAHNLPEGLATFFATLESPALGAPLAVAIAIHNVPEGVAIALPVYMATGRKDYALWASLVSGLAEPLGAALGYFILAPYMSETVYGLIFGVIGGVMVYLALDELLPTAKRYSEGHETVYGLVSGMAALASSLVIFKFIQ